A part of Aegilops tauschii subsp. strangulata cultivar AL8/78 chromosome 2, Aet v6.0, whole genome shotgun sequence genomic DNA contains:
- the LOC109761530 gene encoding NEP1-interacting protein-like 1, which translates to MVVVSRVAGGLVRALLLGVFGSAGTVVGAAYGLLSGFVDDEDGFAQGTLLGALAGALVSLDLAHSLLTIWCRRRSSSSCTGRIKRTVAAVVELTTLADPQYCGRRDDRAVVGLDRPARSSSFGFFPPAAVTDAGGTGGCCPICLQEFDAGGEREGRRLPACSHVFHLECIRSWLLRKPHCPMCRHAVHSHGC; encoded by the coding sequence ATGGTGGTGGTCTCGCGGGTGGCCGGCGGGCTGGTGCGTGCCCTCCTCTTGGGCGTCTTCGGGTCGGCCGGGACGGTGGTCGGCGCCGCGTACGGCCTCCTGTCAGGCTTCGTCGACGACGAGGACGGCTTCGCGCAGGGGACGCTGCTGGGGGCGCTCGCCGGGGCTCTCGTCTCCCTCGACCTCGCCCACTCCCTCCTCACCATATGGTgccgccgccgctcctcctcctcctgcaccGGGCGAATCAAGCGCACCGTCGCCGCCGTTGTCGAGCTGACGACTCTCGCCGACCCGCAGTACTGTGGAAGACGAGATGATCGCGCCGTCGTGGGCCTCGACCGGCCGGCAAGATCGTCCAGCTTCGGCTTCTTTCCGCCGGCGGCCGTCACTGATGCAGGTGGCACTGGCGGCTGCTGCCCCATCTGCCTCCAGGAGTTCGACGCCGGCGGCgagcgcgaggggcggcggctcccggcgTGCTCCCACGTCTTCCATCTCGAGTGCATCCGTAGCTGGCTCCTGCGCAAGCCCCACTGCCCCATGTGCCGTCACGCCGTCCACTCACACGGCTGTTGA